Sequence from the Deinococcus radiotolerans genome:
AATCTGGAGGGGCAGGCCCTCCCCGGCGGCGTAGTCGCACAGCAGCCGCATCAGGCGCCCGCTGACCGTGTGCGGCGTGTGCGGGGACAGGCCCACGCGCGGCCCGCCGGGGCGTTCGTTCGCACGCCAGCGCTCGACCCTTTCGCGCACGGTCCGGAAGACCTCGTCGGCCATCTCCGGGAAGGTGCCCAGCACCTCGTAGTACAGGACGCCGCTGAGGTCCTCTCTGGCCAGCAGGGCGTCCATGACGTCCGGGGCGTGCATGTACACTATGTCGCCCACGCCTCCCGCGCCCAGCCTCGCCAGGGTGTCCGCGCCGTGCAGGGCAGCAGTCACGCTGCGCTTCTCGCGCTGGGCCACGACCACCTCGGGAATCCAGCGGAAGTACGGCAGGGCCGTGAACTCGTACGCGCTCATGTCCAGGTGCGTGTGGGCATTCACAGGCGGCGGGGCGATCACGGGCCCGGTGCGTTCCTCGCGGGCGTGGGGGTAGGCGGCCCGCAGGGCGTCCGGGTGCCCGGTCGCGGCGACCGTCCCGCCCACCACGACGACCCCGCCGGGACTCTGTGCGCCGCCCATGCCGGTGTACAGCACGTCGCAGGTGAGCAGGCGGGGCGTGTGCGGATCCGTGGCGCTCTGGGCGGTCATGCGCGCCATGCTACGCCCGGCCGCACGGGACAGACGAACCGCGCCGCCGCGTGCAAGACGCGGCGGCGCGGCGGCCGGGACCCGCTCAGTGCGCGGCGACGTCCTGGCCCTGCTGGTCGCGGGCGAGTTTCTCCCAGTTGATGCGGCGGCGGCGCCACTCGAAGATGCTGACCTTCACAACCTCCTCGGCGCCGCGGGCGAGGAACACGCCCCAGACGCCCAGCGGGGAGTACAAGCCCAGACCAATGGCCAGCGGGAGGCCAACGACGAACGCGCCGACCACGTCACCAATGATGACGCCCTTGCCGTCGGCCGCG
This genomic interval carries:
- a CDS encoding amidohydrolase family protein; this encodes MTAQSATDPHTPRLLTCDVLYTGMGGAQSPGGVVVVGGTVAATGHPDALRAAYPHAREERTGPVIAPPPVNAHTHLDMSAYEFTALPYFRWIPEVVVAQREKRSVTAALHGADTLARLGAGGVGDIVYMHAPDVMDALLAREDLSGVLYYEVLGTFPEMADEVFRTVRERVERWRANERPGGPRVGLSPHTPHTVSGRLMRLLCDYAAGEGLPLQIHVAEHPAEHDLYTRGGGPIWDNRLAALYPDTFAEVMGRAPEPDLTPVRYLDELGVLSAKPTLVHMVNVTPDDIARVARAGSAVVTCPRSNHHLECGVFPWAAFAAAGVEVGLGTDSVASGGSLDVREDVTFAQALHPGLDPRVIVRAAVKGGHRVLGTRVPFIRRGEAWDDRYRW